In the genome of Palaemon carinicauda isolate YSFRI2023 chromosome 15, ASM3689809v2, whole genome shotgun sequence, one region contains:
- the LOC137654441 gene encoding neuroparsin-A-like produces the protein MKSVTACILMSLLLVLLLLQNSEAAPRCTQHDRPPPEKCTYGTVLDWCRNEVCAKGPGETCGGHFWEQGKCGEGTFCSCGTCTGCSVITRRCFRSALVC, from the exons ATGAAGTCTGTTACTGCTTGCATCCTTATGTCTCTCCTcctcgttcttcttcttctcca GAACAGCGAAGCTGCACCTCGTTGTACCCAACACGATCGCCCTCCACCAGAGAAATGCACCTACGGCACTGTTTTGGATTGGTGTAGGAACGAGGTGTGCGCCAAG GGACCAGGAGAAACATGCGGAGGCCACTTCTGGGAACAGGGCAAGTGTGGAGAAGGCACCTTCTGCTCCTGCGGTACCTGTACAGGCTGCTCTGTCATCACCAGGCGATGCTTCCGTTCTGCCCTGGTCTGCTAG